The Haloarcula limicola genomic sequence CGCTCGACGAGTTCGTCGTCGCGCATCGACTCCAGCCCGCGCCACAGCGCGAGGAACAGCAGCGTCGGCGCGACGATGACGAACAGCCCCGCACCGACGCGAAACGCCAGCTCCAGCTGGCTGAGTGCCATGCGTTCACATAGTTCTCGAGCACCGAGAACGCTTCGCCGGTCAGTAGCGATACAGCGAGACCACGTAGGGCAGTTGGTTGTACATCCAGACGGCCAGCGGGATACCGACGACGGTCAGCGTCAGCGTGTAGGCGACGCCGGTCCAGACGCCGCTGGCCCACCAGCCGACCAGCAGGAACCACACCGCGCGAACGACGAGCGGGTACTGTCCGCCGCCGACTCGCTTCTCGACGAGCGGATCGCGGCGCTTCAGCGACAGTAGCATCGGCACCTGATTTATCATCCAGATACCCAGCGGAATGCCGATGATAGTGATGTTCAACAGCCAGGCGACGGAGAGCCAGATGCCGGTCGCCCACCACCCCACCAGTAGGAACCAGAGGGCGCGAACGAAGAGGGCGGGTTGGTCGCTCATGGGTGGAGATAGCCCAGCGGCGGAGATAAGCCTGCTGTCGGGCGTCAGCACGGGCAAGCGCGCATCTCGTCGAGGTCTGAGCCTCGACGCGCCCGTACGTTGCCATTCTATTACACGCTTGAGCAACACTTTTCTATCGACCTGCCGACGGCTACGCCATGTCCGACCTCCCCGAGACCGACGCGTTCGGCGCGATGTGTCTCGACTACCACGAGCGCGGTGACGCCTTCGAGGCGGTCGAGCGAGACGACGGTCTGCTGGAACTGCCCGGTGGACCGGAAGTGTACTTCGAACGGCCCGAGGAGTGGGAGGCACTCGACCGCACCGCCATCGAGTGGGCCGAGGGCCGCGTCCTCGACGCGGGCTGTGGCCCCGGCCGCCACGCGCTGGCGTTGCAGGAGCGCGGCCACGACGTGACGGGTATCGACCGCTCGCCGGGGGCGCTCCGAGTCGCCCGAGATCGCGGCGTCGCGGACGCTCGAATCCTGGACGTCGCCGACGTCGGGGAATTGAACCAGCGATTCGACGCCGTCGTCATGCTCGGCAACAACTTCGGACTGGTCGGGAGCGCCGAGCGAGCGCCCGCCGTCCTCGGTAGTCTCGCCGCCGTGACCACCGACGACGCCACGCTCGTCGCCGCCAGCATGGACCCGAGGATCACCGATAGAGAGGTGCATCTAGACTATCACGAGCGAAATCGCGAACGGGGCCGACTCCCGGGCCGGGTCCGCATCAGGACCCGCTACCGGCAGTACGTCGGCGAGTGGCACGACTACCTCCACGTCGCCCCCGAGACGATGCGGGATCTGGTCGCCGACACCGTCTGGTCCGTCGAAGGGGTCGAACAGGACGGACCGAAGTACGTGGCTCGACTGGAGAAGTCGGCGTAGAAATACGCGTCTGCGGCGTACTAGAACTCCTCAGAACCCCTCTTCGAACTTGAACGTCCCGTCCCGCTGGACCACTTCGCCGTCCACTTCGATACGCGAGTCCTCGCTCGTGTCGACCGACCTTTTTCCGCATCGGGTCGCCTCCGGCGACCACTCGCGCAAAAACGTCGATGAAAAAGGCCGCGCCTCGCTCGGCTCGGCGCGGTACTCAGCCCTCGAACCCGTCCTCGAACTCGAACGTCCCGTCCCGCTGGACCACTTCGCCGTCCACTTCAATACGCGAGTCCTCGCTCATGTCGACGATCATGTCGACGTGAACGGCCGAGTCGTTCTGTTCGTTGTCCTCGCCGACGGTGTCCTCGTAGGCGCGGCCGACGGCCATGTGGACGGTGTCGCCCATCTTCTCGTCGAACAGCATGTTGTATGTGAACCGGTCGATGTCGCGGTTCATCCCGATGCCGAGTTCGCCCAGTCGGTTCGCGCCGTCGTCGGTCTCCAGCACCTCGGTGAGTACTTCCTCGTTCTTGCCGGCGCTGTGGTCGACGACCTCGCCGCCCTCGAAGTCGAGGTAGACGTCCGTGACCTCGCGGCCCTGGTGGTAGAGCGGCTTGTCGAACAGCACCTCGCCCTCGACGCTGTCGGCGACGGGCGCGGTGAACACCTCGCCGCCGGGGAGGTTCTTCTCGCCGTAGTCGTTGAGCGTCGGGTTGCCGGCGACGGACATCGTCACGTCGGTCGTATCGCCCGAGACGATGCGCACCTCGTCGGCGGGGTCGAGAATGTCGACCATCTGTGACTGGTGTTCTCGGACCGCGTCCCAGTCCTTGTTGACGGCGTCCCAGACGAAGTTCTCGTAGCCCTCGGTGGACATCTGCGCGAGCTGGGCGTTGGCGGCCGCCGGGTACTGCGTGAGGTTCCACGTCTTCGAGAGGCGCTCGGCCAGTAAGGGCTGCTGAGCCTGCTGGTAGGCCGCGTTCGTTTCGGGGTCCACGTCGCTGGTCTCGGTGACGTTCGCGTTGCCCCGGATGGCGATGTAGGCGTCCATCGCGTCGTAGAGCGCCTCGACGTGGCCGGGCGTCTCGAACTCCTCGCGGTTGCGGAGGAAGGCGCGCTGATAGCGCTCGCCGAGTCGGTCCTGGACGACGAGGGGGTTCGCGCCGCGGTCGGCGGCGAGTTCGTGCAGCGCGACGACGAGGTCCTCGGCGACGGGGTGGGCGTCGATGACGACGTCGTCGCCCTCGCTCAGATCGACGGAGTGGTCGACGACGACTTCTGCGTGTTCGCGGATGCGCGGGTCCATAGGGAAAGGTCCGGCGACGGCCCCAAACCACTTTCGCCGTCGGTCACTTCTCCCTGCTGTTTTCGAGTCCCTCGCGGAACCCGAGGAAGGTCCGCCGCAGCATTAAGTACATGAAAAAGAAGAACGCGAGTACCGCGGCGAGGAGACCGTAGGTGATAAGGTCCATACCATCCGGTTGCGGACGCGCCGACAAAGAGGTTTCGCCACTCCGGATAAAACCGCTGAGCGGGTCGATTTCGAAGAGTAAAATGCGTATTTGAGCGATAGGTGAAGTGGTCACCGTACCTTGGGGAAGACTCATAACACCATGGAACATACGCTATTCCATGTCGTTGCTGCCCTCTCGGGACCCGGCAGTGCCCGACGCGGAACCTCGGGTCATCGGGGTCGATAGCGAGGACGCGGACGACGTCTTGTCGGCGCTCTCATCGGAGACCGCTCGTAACCTCCTGGCGGCGCTCAACCGCGAGCCGGCGCCGCCGGCGGAGTTAGCAGACCGTGTCGATACCTCCCTCCAGAACGCACAGTACCACCTGAAAAAGCTCGAAAAGGCCGGTGCCGTCGAGGTCGTCGACACGGCTTACTCCGAGAAGGGCCGGGAGATGGACGTCTTCGCGCCCGCGAACCAGCCGCTGGTCATCTGCGCTGGCGACGAGAAGGAGACCTCCGGGCTCCGGGCCGCGATCTCGAACCTGCTGGGCGGGCTCGCAGTCGTCGGTCTGACGGCCCTCTTCGTTCAGCAGCTGTTCGGGCGGGGTCTCGGGACGTTCTTCGGCCCCACGATCCGGAGCGGCAGCGGAGACACGGGCGGCGTCGACCCGAGCTTCTACATCGAGAACGGGACCGTCGCCGACGGCGGGACGCCGTACGCGGTCGACGCCGCCTCGCAGGGCGGTGCCGACGCCGTCGCCGGCTTGCCGCCCGGCCTCGCCTTCTTCGCCGGCGGCGCGTTCGTCCTCTTCGCGCTGGGCGCGATCTGGTACGCGCGCCGATAGAGTGTCAAACGCCCGTTTCACTCTCCGGTAACTCCTTTATTTGCCGTGCAGTACGTTCACATGCGTGCCGACCCGCTCGGCGCGTCACGGGTCACACTGACATCTACTGGCATTCGGCTTCGACGACGATGCGGCCGGCACGCCGTTTCGGCCGCCGGCCCCTCACCGCTTTCGCGTTATCGAGGAGACGGTCGTCCCGTCGGGCGAACGCAATCGAACGGTGAGACGCCCGTCCTCGACGTCGAGTTCCGCGTGTGCCGGTTCGTACCGCCGCGGGTCGGCGTAGCTCCCGGGGTTGACGAGCAGTCGGCCGTCCAGTTCGGCGAGTTCGGGTCGGTGCGAGTGACCGACGACGACCACGTCGGCGTCCTCCTGTCGGGCGAGCATCGAGAGCGCCGTCTCGGTGTGTTCGTGGCCGTGGACGACGAGAACCGTCAGTCCCGCCCACGAAAGCGTCGCGACGTCGGTGAGTCGGCCTCGGACCCCTCGCGTGTCGTTGTTGCCGTACACCGCCGTGAGCGCTGTCGTTTCCGATTCGACGGCGTCGAGCACGGTCTCGGTGGTGAAGTCGCCGGCGTGGACGACGCGGTCGGCCTCGCGGACGGCCGCGAGCGTCTCGCCTTCCAAGCGATGGCCGTCGGTCCCGTGCGTGTCAGAGATAACGGTGAGCATACCGCCCCTTCACACCGCGGACGTAAATCCAGAACCACTTTCCGCCCGCCTCGTGTGGTGTGGGTAATGGCAGGCAGTAAATCAGTCGTCCTCGCCGCCCTCGTCGCCAACGGAGCCATCGCCGTCCTGAAGTTCTTCGGCTTCCTGCTGACCGGGAGCGCCGCGATGCTCTCGGAAACGTACCACAGCATCTCCGACACCGGCAATCAGGTGTTCCTCCTCATCGGCATCCGCTACAGCGGCCGAGACCCCGACCGAAACCACCCGTTTGGCTACGGGAAGGCACAGTTCTTCTACAGCTTCCTCGTCTCAGTCCTCCTGTTCGGTATCGCCGGGTGGGAGAGCGCCAAGCACGGCTACAACGAACTGACCAGCGGCGGACACGGCGGCGGCGAGCACGCCGGCGAAGCCGTCGAGTTCCTCTTCTTCAGTTTCCAGCCCCCGGCGTGGCTCGACCCGCTGATGGTCAACTACACGGTCCTGATCGGCGCGTTCGTCTTCGAGGCGTACGCGCTGGTGAAAGCCCGCGCCGAGATGCGACGGCAGATGAACCGCAACGACTGGGGGAGCTACCGGGAGGCGTTCCGCAAGACCAGCGACGTGACGACGCTGACGGCGCTGACCGAGGACACGATCGCGCTGTCGGGCATCGTCATCGCCCTCACAGGGCTGTTCTTGGAACAGCAGACCGGCAACCCGGTCTTCGACCGGCTCTCGGCGCTGCTCATCGGTATCATGCTCATGGGCTTCGCCGTGGCCCTGGCGTGGGAGAACAAGCGCCTCCTGTTGGGCGAGAGCCTCCCGAAGTCGGAGAACGACCGCCTGCGTGAGGTCATCCGCAGCGACGAGCACGTCGCCGAGATAATCGACTTCCGGACGATCTACTTCGGGCCCAACGAGGTGATCCTCTCTGCGGACGTGGCGTTCGTCAAAGGGCTCAGCACGACCGAGATCGACGACGCCATCACCGCCATCGAGGACGAGCTGCAGGCGACTAACGAGGACATCAGAAAGATATACATCGAGCCCGAAATCAGCGATCAGCCGTAGATAGCCGCGTCCTCGGCCCACCACGGTATCGGCACGCGGTCGATTCCCGTCCGGACCCGCATCCGGAGTTCGACGACGGTGCCGTCCTTCCGTCGCTCCCAGTGCTCGACGCCCCTGACGATCCCCTGCCTATCGACGTAGATGCGCGAGCGCACCGCGACCGCCTGGTTCGGGTCGGCCCCGGAGCGGGACACGCCCGTGTCGTTCGAGGCGACGACCGCGAGCGGGCGACCGACCCGTCGGACGGTCCCCACCCGGTCGTAGTCCTCGGCGTCGAGTACCTGTCTGAGCCGCGGCGCGCCGGACGCCGAGAAGACGTAGGGAATCCGGCCGTCGCTCTCGTCGGTTACGTAGTCCCGCTCCGGGTCGTCGCGAACGCTCCGATAGACGACGCCGCCGGCGACGATGGCGTCGTCGGTCAGCGGGCCGAACGTCTGCCGGACGCGAACGACGCCGCCGTCGCGGTCGATCCAGACGTCCCGCGTGTTCTGCGGGCCCTCGCGTTCGACGTGCCGATGGAAACTCCGCTCGGCCAGCGCCGCCTCGTGTCGGTCGATCACTCTGTCGAGGTCGACGCTCCCGTTTTCTCGGGGCAGTTCGACCGGCGTCGCCGTCGGTTCGGGGACCGGCGCGGGCGTCAGCGTCGTTCTAGCGTCGCTCGCCTCGCCAGTCGCCAAGAACCCCGAACAGCCCGCGAGGGCGACAACCGTGACGACGAGCAGCGGACGCCACATACTCGCACACTGGGGGCGACGCGACAAGTGGCTGCCGGGGCCGAACCCTTTTGCCCGAGAGCGACCAACCGGACTCCGTGGCGACGACCGACGACGGCTACCTCCGCTTTTTCCCGTACGATCAGCCGTACGACCACCAGCGAGAGGCGATGTCGACTATCTACGACGCCTTAGACGAGGGCCGTGACGTCCTCTTCGAGGGTGCGTGTGGCACCGGCAAGACGCTGGCCTCGCTGGTCCCGGCGCTCGAACACGCCCGCGAGACGGGCAAGACCGTCGTCATCACGACGAACGTCCACCAGCAGATGCGCCAGTTCGTCGAGGACGCCCGCGCGATCACGCGGAAGGAGCGCCTCCGCGCGGTCGTCTTCCGCGGCAAGGGGTCGATGTGTCACATCGACGTGGACTACGAGGAGTGTCAGGCCCTGCGGGACACGACCCGCGAACTCGTCGACGTCGAGGAAGACATCGCGGCCCTCGAACGCCGCGAGGGCGAACTCTTAGAAGAGGGACAGGCTGGCAGCAGCGAGGCGATGGACGCTCGCAACGCCGTCGTCGACGAACTGCGCGACCTGCAGGAGCAGCAGGAAGAACTCCGCGAGGAGCGCTCCGTCTGTGAGCACTACTACCGAAACCTCACCGAGAACACCGAGGAGTTCTACGCGTGGCTCTACGACGACGTGCGCACGCCCGACGACGTCTACGAGTACGCCGAGCAGCAGGGGATGTGCGGGTACGAACTGCTCAAGGAGGGGATGGACGGCGTCGACCTCGTGGTGTGTAACTACCACCACCTGCTGGACCCGACCATCCGCGAGCAGTTCTTCCGCTGGCTCGGCCGGGACCCCGAGGACGTCGTCGCCGTCTTCGACGAGGCTCACAACGTCGAGTCGGCGGCGCGCGACCACGCCCGGCGCACGCTCACCGAGAACACGCTGGACCAGGCGCTGGACGAACTGGACGGCGTCGAGGACTCGCGCGCGCCCAACGCTGCCAACGTCCTCGAGACGTTCCGCGACGCGCTGGTCGAGACCTACGAGGACTCCTTCGGCTTCGGCGACCGCGAGGCGGTCGACGACCGCTGGGAGGACGTCACCGTCGCCAACGACGATCGGAAGGACGACCTGACGCTTTCCTTCCTGCAGGGATACACCGGCCCCGGCTTCCCCGAAGAGGTCGACAAAGCGGTCGACCTCGGCCGGGACCTGGACGCCCGCTACGAGGAGGAGTTCAAAGACGGGAAACGCGACACCCGCAAGGAGTGTCAGACCCTGCAGGCGGCGACGTTCCTCGCCGAGTGGCTGGCCGAGTCCGACGACGCCGGCCAGTACCCCGTCGCGAGCGTCCGCCGGGACGAGAGCAGCGGCGACGTCTACGGCCGCGCCGAGCTGTACACCTGCATCCCCGAGGAAGTGACCCGCGACCTCTTCGAGGACTTACACGCCTCGGTGCTGATGAGCGCGACGTTGCGCCCCTTCGACGTGACCGAGGACGTGGTCGGCCTCTCGGACCCGGTGACGATGGCCTACGGCGCGCAGTTCCCCGAGGAGCGCCGCCGGACGTACTCCGTCGACGGTCCCGCGCTCTTTTCGAGCGAACGCGACGACCCCGAGACCCAGCGGACCATCGCGCGCACCTTGGAGGACGTCATCCGCTTTACCCCCGGAAATACGCTCGTCTTCTGTCCCTCCTACAGCGAGGCCGAGCGCTACCACGACATGGTCGCCGTCAGCGGCACGCGCTATCTCGACGAACCCGGCAAACAGGCGCACGACCTCCGCGAAGCGTTCACCGACGGCGACGATGGCGTCCTCTTTACCTCGCTGTGGGGCACCCTCGGGGAGGGTGTGAGCTACGACGGCGACGACGCCCGCACCGTCGTCGTGGTCGGCGTCCCCTACCCCCATCTCGACGACCGAATGGAAGCCGTTCAGGACGCCTACGGGACCGCCTTCGCCGACGACGCGGACGCAGAAGAGGCCGGCTGGCGCTACGCCGTCGAGATCCCGACCGTTCGAAAGACCAGACAGGCCCTCGGTCGGGTGGTCCGCTCGCCCGAGGACTTCGGCGCTCGCATCCTCTTAGACACGCGCTACACGCAGGGAGCCGAGATGGAGATGCACGACTACGCGGTCCGCGGGACGTTCCCGCCCGAGGAGCGCAGCGAGATGGTCGACGTCGCCCCGGACAAGCTCAAGTTCGCGCTGTTGAACTTCTATCAGGACATGCGGGCGTACGACGGGCCGCCGCCGAAGCCGTAGGGCGGTATCGGCTCGTCGCCGACCTCACCGCGCCCTGCCGAACCACTTCGCCAGTCCGGCGCTGGTGGCCATCTCGACGATACCGAACGCGACCGCGGGGAGCGTCGCCGCCGGGGGAAAGCCCGCGCCGACGAGGATCGCGGCGGCGACCGCGAAGTCCCGCATTCCAACCGAGAGGGCGGTCGCGATGCGTTCCGGCCGGGTGAGCCGAGCCCCGACGGTCCAGCCGAGGGCGTAGCCGGTGCAGTTGAGGGCGACCGCGCCGCCCGCGACGACGAGCAGCGTCACGCCGCCGCCGCGGACGAGCGACGCGTTCGACGCGGTGACGATACCGACGAGGAGGACGACCATGACGCCGGAGACGGACGGGTAGAGGTCGTCGTACGCGCCGATACGCTCCGGCCACCGAGACCGGAGCGAAACGGCCAGCGTCATCGGCAGGACGACGGCGAGCAGCAGTTGCTCGACGATGGCGACGGCGTCGACCGTGACGGACGCGCCCAGCAGCGCCGTCGTCGCGCCGGGGACCACCGCGAGCGTGCCGAGTCCGACGAGGAGGAGCGCCGTCGTCGCCAGCGCCGTATCGCCGCCACCGAGTTCCGTCATCGTCGGCGTGACCAGCTCCGGCGTCACCGCTCCGACGACCACGAACCCCGCGGTCAGCGCCGGCGACAGGGAGAGCGCGGACGCGATCGCGAACCCGAGAAGCGGCATCGCCGTCTGTGCGAGCAAGATGGCGAGCACCGCGCGACCTCGGACCTCCCGGAACCGCTCTGGCGAGAGCGTCAGTGACACCGATCCGATCATGACCGCCAGAATCGGCGTCGATAGCCGGGAAAGCGCGCCAATAGAGGGGACGGCCACCCCGACGAGAACCGCGAGAACGACCCAGAGCAGGAGCCACTCGTCGACGAGCGCGGCGACGCGGGCGAGGGGGGAGTTCGACATCGACGTGTTCGACTTGGTCCGCCGCGGTTTGTTCGTTCGCGTTCCGGCTCGGATACCTAGGGACGCGAGTCGCGTGTGCTATCGGTGAAGAAGGCGTCGCCGCTCACGGGACAGCGGCCGTCGGGCCGCGCGTTCGCACAGACCGCTCCCGTACGAGGAAACCGGATGGTTTGAAACCCTCCGCGCGAAACCACCGGGCAATGCTAATCGCGTTCGACTTCGACGGGACGCTCTCGGACTCGGAGATGACGGTGTTGCTCGGGAAACGGAACGGCACCGCACAGGACATGGCCGACATCACCGAGCGGGCGATGAACGACGAGATCGAGTACGCGGAGAGCCTGCGCCAGCGCTGTGCGCTGCTCGAAGACCTGCCCGACGAGGAAGCGCAGGCGGCCTTCGACGAGGTGGAGCTGCGCCCCGGCGCGGGCGAGGTCATCGAAGCGCTGCGCGAGGCAGGCCACTACGTCGCCGTCCTCACCGGCGGGTTCGAACGCGGCGTCGAGGCCGCACTCGCGAAGGAAGGCGTCGAAGTCGACGCCATCGTCGCCAACCGCCTCCCCGTCGCCGACGGGAAACTCACCGGCGAGGTCGAGGGGCCGCTCATCGAGGGGACGAAAGACGACGCGCTGGAAGTGGCGACGGCCATCACCGGCGAGGACCGCGACCGGACCGTCGCGGTCGGCGACGGCGCGAACGACCTCCCGATGCTGGAGGTCGCCGAGCTCGCGATCGGGTTCGAACCGAAGCCGGCCGTCGCGCCCTCGTGTGACGTGACCGTTTCGACGATGGAGGAACTGTACGACCTCCTCGAAGAACGGGATATCCTCTGAGGCGAGGCGGTCACGACCTCGACGCGGACTCGGGATCGGCGTGGCTGTACAGCGAGTGGACGAGCAGGCCGAATCCCAGCGCCGTCACCACGCGTTGGACGAGGACGCCGTCCAGAAACCCCCAGCCGAGCATCTGGTGGACGCCGCCGCCCAGCAGGAGGCCGAGGGTGACGAGCCCGAATCCGACGGCGAACCGCCGCATGACCGGCGATCCGCTCCGGCGGGCCGCTCGGTAGGCGAGGTGGGTGACGACGCCGCCGAGGACCAACACGACGGCGCTGGTTATCACCACGAGGACGGTCGCGAGTGCCGGGTCCATATCAGTCCCCCCTCACGTCGAAGCGGAGGGTCGGTCTCGGCTGTCCCGCCACCGGGCTCTCGGGTAGCGAACGAGGTGGCCGCACGGTCCTCACCCGAGGAGCGCGCGGAGCCACGCGTTCTCTTTCACGACCTCCAGTTTCTCCAGGTAGGCGTCCAGCCCGAGGATGCGGCCCGCGCCGATCGCACCGAGGCCGAACAGGAGCGCCGCGTAGACGACGTGGTCGTCGACGACCCAGCCGTGGGCGATGGGGAGCCCGGCCATGAGACCGCCCTGGAGGCTCGCCGC encodes the following:
- a CDS encoding ATP-dependent DNA helicase, which produces MATTDDGYLRFFPYDQPYDHQREAMSTIYDALDEGRDVLFEGACGTGKTLASLVPALEHARETGKTVVITTNVHQQMRQFVEDARAITRKERLRAVVFRGKGSMCHIDVDYEECQALRDTTRELVDVEEDIAALERREGELLEEGQAGSSEAMDARNAVVDELRDLQEQQEELREERSVCEHYYRNLTENTEEFYAWLYDDVRTPDDVYEYAEQQGMCGYELLKEGMDGVDLVVCNYHHLLDPTIREQFFRWLGRDPEDVVAVFDEAHNVESAARDHARRTLTENTLDQALDELDGVEDSRAPNAANVLETFRDALVETYEDSFGFGDREAVDDRWEDVTVANDDRKDDLTLSFLQGYTGPGFPEEVDKAVDLGRDLDARYEEEFKDGKRDTRKECQTLQAATFLAEWLAESDDAGQYPVASVRRDESSGDVYGRAELYTCIPEEVTRDLFEDLHASVLMSATLRPFDVTEDVVGLSDPVTMAYGAQFPEERRRTYSVDGPALFSSERDDPETQRTIARTLEDVIRFTPGNTLVFCPSYSEAERYHDMVAVSGTRYLDEPGKQAHDLREAFTDGDDGVLFTSLWGTLGEGVSYDGDDARTVVVVGVPYPHLDDRMEAVQDAYGTAFADDADAEEAGWRYAVEIPTVRKTRQALGRVVRSPEDFGARILLDTRYTQGAEMEMHDYAVRGTFPPEERSEMVDVAPDKLKFALLNFYQDMRAYDGPPPKP
- a CDS encoding bile acid:sodium symporter family protein, whose product is MSNSPLARVAALVDEWLLLWVVLAVLVGVAVPSIGALSRLSTPILAVMIGSVSLTLSPERFREVRGRAVLAILLAQTAMPLLGFAIASALSLSPALTAGFVVVGAVTPELVTPTMTELGGGDTALATTALLLVGLGTLAVVPGATTALLGASVTVDAVAIVEQLLLAVVLPMTLAVSLRSRWPERIGAYDDLYPSVSGVMVVLLVGIVTASNASLVRGGGVTLLVVAGGAVALNCTGYALGWTVGARLTRPERIATALSVGMRDFAVAAAILVGAGFPPAATLPAVAFGIVEMATSAGLAKWFGRAR
- a CDS encoding YccF domain-containing protein, whose protein sequence is MSDQPALFVRALWFLLVGWWATGIWLSVAWLLNITIIGIPLGIWMINQVPMLLSLKRRDPLVEKRVGGGQYPLVVRAVWFLLVGWWASGVWTGVAYTLTLTVVGIPLAVWMYNQLPYVVSLYRY
- the serB gene encoding phosphoserine phosphatase SerB; amino-acid sequence: MLIAFDFDGTLSDSEMTVLLGKRNGTAQDMADITERAMNDEIEYAESLRQRCALLEDLPDEEAQAAFDEVELRPGAGEVIEALREAGHYVAVLTGGFERGVEAALAKEGVEVDAIVANRLPVADGKLTGEVEGPLIEGTKDDALEVATAITGEDRDRTVAVGDGANDLPMLEVAELAIGFEPKPAVAPSCDVTVSTMEELYDLLEERDIL
- a CDS encoding metallophosphoesterase, translated to MLTVISDTHGTDGHRLEGETLAAVREADRVVHAGDFTTETVLDAVESETTALTAVYGNNDTRGVRGRLTDVATLSWAGLTVLVVHGHEHTETALSMLARQEDADVVVVGHSHRPELAELDGRLLVNPGSYADPRRYEPAHAELDVEDGRLTVRLRSPDGTTVSSITRKR
- a CDS encoding class I SAM-dependent methyltransferase — translated: MSDLPETDAFGAMCLDYHERGDAFEAVERDDGLLELPGGPEVYFERPEEWEALDRTAIEWAEGRVLDAGCGPGRHALALQERGHDVTGIDRSPGALRVARDRGVADARILDVADVGELNQRFDAVVMLGNNFGLVGSAERAPAVLGSLAAVTTDDATLVAASMDPRITDREVHLDYHERNRERGRLPGRVRIRTRYRQYVGEWHDYLHVAPETMRDLVADTVWSVEGVEQDGPKYVARLEKSA
- a CDS encoding ArsR/SmtB family transcription factor; amino-acid sequence: MSLLPSRDPAVPDAEPRVIGVDSEDADDVLSALSSETARNLLAALNREPAPPAELADRVDTSLQNAQYHLKKLEKAGAVEVVDTAYSEKGREMDVFAPANQPLVICAGDEKETSGLRAAISNLLGGLAVVGLTALFVQQLFGRGLGTFFGPTIRSGSGDTGGVDPSFYIENGTVADGGTPYAVDAASQGGADAVAGLPPGLAFFAGGAFVLFALGAIWYARR
- a CDS encoding cation diffusion facilitator family transporter, translated to MAGSKSVVLAALVANGAIAVLKFFGFLLTGSAAMLSETYHSISDTGNQVFLLIGIRYSGRDPDRNHPFGYGKAQFFYSFLVSVLLFGIAGWESAKHGYNELTSGGHGGGEHAGEAVEFLFFSFQPPAWLDPLMVNYTVLIGAFVFEAYALVKARAEMRRQMNRNDWGSYREAFRKTSDVTTLTALTEDTIALSGIVIALTGLFLEQQTGNPVFDRLSALLIGIMLMGFAVALAWENKRLLLGESLPKSENDRLREVIRSDEHVAEIIDFRTIYFGPNEVILSADVAFVKGLSTTEIDDAITAIEDELQATNEDIRKIYIEPEISDQP
- a CDS encoding DUF7521 family protein, which produces MDPALATVLVVITSAVVLVLGGVVTHLAYRAARRSGSPVMRRFAVGFGLVTLGLLLGGGVHQMLGWGFLDGVLVQRVVTALGFGLLVHSLYSHADPESASRS
- a CDS encoding aminopeptidase — its product is MDPRIREHAEVVVDHSVDLSEGDDVVIDAHPVAEDLVVALHELAADRGANPLVVQDRLGERYQRAFLRNREEFETPGHVEALYDAMDAYIAIRGNANVTETSDVDPETNAAYQQAQQPLLAERLSKTWNLTQYPAAANAQLAQMSTEGYENFVWDAVNKDWDAVREHQSQMVDILDPADEVRIVSGDTTDVTMSVAGNPTLNDYGEKNLPGGEVFTAPVADSVEGEVLFDKPLYHQGREVTDVYLDFEGGEVVDHSAGKNEEVLTEVLETDDGANRLGELGIGMNRDIDRFTYNMLFDEKMGDTVHMAVGRAYEDTVGEDNEQNDSAVHVDMIVDMSEDSRIEVDGEVVQRDGTFEFEDGFEG